In one Rutidosis leptorrhynchoides isolate AG116_Rl617_1_P2 chromosome 8, CSIRO_AGI_Rlap_v1, whole genome shotgun sequence genomic region, the following are encoded:
- the LOC139864173 gene encoding protein JINGUBANG-like produces MNPRQSINSTARISNSSSSDTSTDADETPAKPHRFIHLPPSYSSFCHRSISIVTGHTESVSCMALCGEFIISGSLGKEIMVWQQPDLRLFTTFGHGSGSVKSLVTLGTKIFTAHQDSKIRVWRVSRNLENIFKLVDTLPTKKDYLVKFMNHSNYIPIRRHHKRLWIEHTDTISCLTVHNNLIYSGSWDRTIKIWRVSDYKCLESIKAHDDAINALIASKGTVFSASADGKIKAWGKKEPKGSHFLNGVLDGHKDVSINSVVVSGDGSVVLGGGSDGFVMGWSIVDSWKMMFEVEAHKMSIMCMCMKGEILCTGSTDKSIGVWKREVNGLTKIGVMMGHEGPIKCLQVSPSSIGGGFLVYSGSLDKSIRVWWVPNVSKLAQDDNSEITQSITPTVLF; encoded by the coding sequence ATGAATCCACGTCAATCAATCAATTCAACCGCCAGAAtcagcaacagcagcagcagcgATACAAGCACAGACGCCGACGAAACTCCGGCAAAACCCCACCGTTTCATTCACTTACCACCGTCGTATTCATCGTTCTGTCACCGGTCAATTTCGATCGTCACCGGTCACACCGAATCAGTTTCTTGCATGGCGTTATGTGGAGAATTCATCATCAGTGGATCTTTAGGGAAAGAAATCATGGTTTGGCAACAACCCGATCTCCGATTGTTTACAACGTTCGGTCACGGTAGTGGTTCGGTTAAATCACTCGTAACTTTAGGAACAAAAATATTTACAGCTCATCAAGATTCCAAGATTAGGGTTTGGAGGGTTTCAAGAAATCTTGAAAATATATTCAAACTTGTGGACACACTTCCAACAAAAAAAGATTATCTTGTGAAGTTTATGAATCATAGTAATTACATACCAATTAGACGACATCATAAGCGTTTATGGATCGAACATACGGATACAATTTCGTGTTTAACGGTTCATAACAACTTGATCTATTCGGGTTCTTGGGATAGAACAATAAAGATATGGAGAGTATCTGATTACAAATGTTTAGAATCGATTAAAGCGCATGATGACGCGATTAACGCGTTAATTGCTAGTAAAGGAACAGTTTTTTCTGCCTCTGCAGATGGAAAGATTAAAGCTTGGGGGAAAAAAGAACCAAAAGGTTCACATTTTTTGAATGGGGTTCTTGACGGTCATAAGGATGTATCGATAAACTCGGTGGTGGTTTCGGGTGACGGTTCGGTGGTTTTGGGTGGTGGGTCAGATGGGTTTGTAATGGGATGGTCAATAGTAGATAGTTGGAAGATGATGTTTGAAGTTGAAGCACATAAAATGTCAATTATGTGCATGTGTATGAAAGGGGAGATTTTGTGTACAGGTTCAACAGATAAGAGTATAGGTGTATGGAAAAGGGAAGTCAATGGGTTGACTAAGATTGGAGTGATGATGGGTCATGAAGGACCAATTAAATGTTTACAAGTGTCACCAAGTAGTATTGGTGGTGGTTTTTTGGTATATAGTGGTAGTCTTGATAAAAGTATAAGAGTTTGGTGGGTACCAAATGTATCAAAATTAGCTCAGGATGATAACTCTGAAATCACACAGAGTATTACTCCCACAGTTTTATTCTAG